ATCGACCTCGGAATCAAGGCCGGCCAGATCGAGAAGTCGGGCTCGTGGTTCTCCTACGGCAGCCAGCGCATCGGCCAGGGCCGCGAGAACGCGAAGGCGTTCCTGCGCGACAATCCGGACCAGGCGGCCCAGCTCGAATCGGTCATCCGCGGCCAGGCCGGAGTCGGCGGCATCGGCGGCATCGACCTGATCGACGAGGACCTCAGCCCGGCCGAGGACGACGTCCTGAGCTGAACCACCTAGAGCCGGTCAGGCCAACGGCGGGCGGCGTGGATCACCGCAAGGACGGCTATGCCGTCCGGGTCGATCCTGTAGACGACGATGTAGGGCGTGCCGTCGATCACGAGTTCACGTGTGCCGGCGACGCGCCCCCTACGTCCTTTCCGAGGATGGCTTGCCAATCCGTGGATCCGATCGCGCAACCGATTGGCGACGCTGAAAGCGGCCCATGGATTGGATTCGGCGATGAAATCCTGGATTCGCTCGATTTCGCGAAGCGCGCGCGAGGTGTAGCGAAGCGTCATTCCTTCGCGACACGATCTCGATACTTGGAGAAGACGCGCGCGACCTCGTCCTCGCTCGCGAACAGCCCCCGGTCGGCTTCGCGCAACCCGTCCTGGACGCGTGCGATCGTCCACCGCTCGTAGTCAAGGAAGCGTCCAAGCGCTTCATCGACGAGGTCGTCGACGCCCCGCCCGGTCTTATGGGCGATCTCGTCGAGTTCGACCGCCCTTTCCGGGCTCAGAACAACGGTCGTCGAGGCCATGGCTGTCGCCTGCTCCTTCGGTCCACGGTTGCGGACTGTCACCTACCAGCGGGACAGGTTCAAGCCGCGTCTTCGGGCTTGACCGACTCGCCTCTATATTTGTACCTTTCGGTAAATTATCCTGCGGGGTGCGGATCATGCCGATCGCCGTTGAGTCGGACCCACGCGTCGCCGTCATCCAGGACTATTTCCGCAAGGTCGACACGCGCGATCCGGACCTGCTGGACCTGTTCACCGACGACGTGGCGTTCTTCTTCCCCAAGTTCGGCGCCGGTCGTGGCAAGGCCGGGCTGGCCGGGCTCGGGCGCCGGCTCGAGGCGTGGCTGGCGAGCCTGGATCACGACATCCCGGGCTTCCGCTACGTGATCGCCGGCGACGACATCGTCGTCGAGGGCACGGAGTGGGGTATGACGCACGCGGGAGAGCGCTGGCCCGACGGCGCCGTGTCGCAGGGCCGGTTCTGCAGCGTCTTCACCTTCGAAGGCCTGCGGATCCGGCGCATGTTCATCTATGTCGATCCCGACTTCACCAGCGCGGATGCCGAGCGCATCCGCCTCCTGCGCGGCGATGCCGAAGCGGCGTGACCTAGCGCCGCTCCGCGCGATAGAGCACCGGCCAGTCCGCGGGATCGACCATGCGGCAGTCCTCCATCTCGGCGTAGCGGACCGGCTTGAACGCCTCGCCGGTCCAGACCCACTCGGAAGACGTGCCGCAATCGCCGAGCCCCCTGCCCTTGTAGACGGCGCTGAGCGTCATGCCGTCGTCCGACAGACCGGGATTGACCAGCACGTCGTCGTCCGGATCGGTCCGTCCCGGCAGGACGAAGCGCACGGGCTCGGGCGGGCCGCCGCCCGTGATCCAAAACCGGTAGAACATGTTGTAGGCACCCGACGAGGCGCACAGGCCCCACAGCGTGCGCCCGTCCGGCAGGGCGATGGCCAGGTCGGTATCGTCGGGGCAGCCGGTCTCGTCGCGCGACGGGCGTTCGAGGCCTTCGGGCAAGGCCGGAAGCGGCGGCGGCAGCGCCTTCATCGCCAAGGCGGGATAGACGGGCGCCGGGTCCGGCACGCCCGATGCCGGCGCGGGACCGCGCTTCGCCAGCGCAGCGGCGGTGCCGACGCGTCCTTGCCGATCGTCGAGATAGAGAAGCGCCGCCGCCGACCCGGCCAGCGAGACGCTCTCCGCCTGAACGCTCGCATCGCCGTCCTCCAGGGCCACCTGGAGCGCGTGGCCGCGGAGCATCGCGGCGATCAGGCGCTCGGCATCCGCCCCGGTCAGCGTCGCGGTCCGCGCGTCGCCGGCTACCGCGAGCGGCACCGCCTGTGCGAGTGGCCTGCCGTCGACGCTCAGCGAGACGGTCGCCGATGCGGGCACCGGGTCCGACTGCGGCAGCAGGGTGACGACGGCGGTCGCGGCGTCGGCGGCATCGGCGCCGCGGGCGACGCGGACATAGGCGTTACCGCCGCCGTCGGCCCCGGTCCCGATCGCGACGCAGGACCGCGTGTTGTCGCAACCGGCGAACCAGTCCTTGAACGCCTTGGACGGCTGGACCGGTATGGCCAGAGCCTGCTGCGCCGGATCGAGCGGCGGGCTCAGATCGGAGCGCGGCTGGATGGCGATGACCCGGATATCCGATCGTGCGCAGGCGTCGTCGCGGCAGACGCCCGAGATCCAGACCTCGCCCTGGCCGAGCATGACGCCCTGATCGTTGACCATCATGGCCTCGATCGCCTCGTCCTGCACGGCGGCCGCGATCGGCAGGGTCACGATCCTGTCGTAGGCGGCGACGAACGCGTCGGCATTGGCGATCGTCCGTTCCCGGCCATCGATCGTGGCGCCGAGTGGGTAGTCGACCATCGCGGCCACGGCCTGCGCGTCGTGGCGGCGGACGGCCGCCTGGAACGTGCCGATGAACCGGCGATAGGCGGCGGGGTCGCCGCCCTGAACCGCCACGATTGCCTGGTCGAACGTGGCGTCCTGCGCCGACGCCTCGGTCATCAGGCCGAGCAGCACCAGGACGATGCCAGCCGCGCGTCGCATCCTTCGTCTCCTTCCGGGCCTCCGACCGGGCCCCGCCTTGTTCGCCGCCGCAGGGCGACCTATAACGCGCCTCCATAGCCGGGCATGGGCGCAGCCCCCGTGAAGAAGCGCCTCGATGCCGACCAGCCGGGACAGCCTGATGCAGAGCGTCAACGACATCCGCAG
Above is a genomic segment from Geminicoccaceae bacterium SCSIO 64248 containing:
- a CDS encoding type II toxin-antitoxin system RelE/ParE family toxin, producing the protein MTLRYTSRALREIERIQDFIAESNPWAAFSVANRLRDRIHGLASHPRKGRRGRVAGTRELVIDGTPYIVVYRIDPDGIAVLAVIHAARRWPDRL
- a CDS encoding nuclear transport factor 2 family protein — encoded protein: MPIAVESDPRVAVIQDYFRKVDTRDPDLLDLFTDDVAFFFPKFGAGRGKAGLAGLGRRLEAWLASLDHDIPGFRYVIAGDDIVVEGTEWGMTHAGERWPDGAVSQGRFCSVFTFEGLRIRRMFIYVDPDFTSADAERIRLLRGDAEAA
- a CDS encoding DUF1176 domain-containing protein → MRRAAGIVLVLLGLMTEASAQDATFDQAIVAVQGGDPAAYRRFIGTFQAAVRRHDAQAVAAMVDYPLGATIDGRERTIANADAFVAAYDRIVTLPIAAAVQDEAIEAMMVNDQGVMLGQGEVWISGVCRDDACARSDIRVIAIQPRSDLSPPLDPAQQALAIPVQPSKAFKDWFAGCDNTRSCVAIGTGADGGGNAYVRVARGADAADAATAVVTLLPQSDPVPASATVSLSVDGRPLAQAVPLAVAGDARTATLTGADAERLIAAMLRGHALQVALEDGDASVQAESVSLAGSAAALLYLDDRQGRVGTAAALAKRGPAPASGVPDPAPVYPALAMKALPPPLPALPEGLERPSRDETGCPDDTDLAIALPDGRTLWGLCASSGAYNMFYRFWITGGGPPEPVRFVLPGRTDPDDDVLVNPGLSDDGMTLSAVYKGRGLGDCGTSSEWVWTGEAFKPVRYAEMEDCRMVDPADWPVLYRAERR